The segment CAACCGGTTCTGGCGGTCGAACTGGAAGGATGGAATACGTTTATTGGCTGTCAGGGATAAATGATGAAACGATTCCTGTTCTTTGTCATACCGGAAGAGGCCAGCCAACGTACCGACCCACAGATTGCCTTCCTGATCACAGTTCAATGAAGTAATCCAGTTGCTGCCTAACGTGGAACTGACTTCCGGATCGTGGCGGAACACCTTGAAAGAATACCCGTCGAAGCGGTTCAGGCCGTCGCGCGTGCCAATCCAGATAAACCCGTCTTTATCCTGGATACAGCTGGTAACCATATTATCGCTCAGGCCATGTTCTACCTGATAATGGCGGAATATATAATTCACCTCTTTCGCCGACAGGGAAAAGAGCGAAAGCAGGCTAACAAGACAGACGATCAACAAAGTGTGCTTCATATACCGGATTTGAAGATTGACGACCGAAAGATACATAAAAATATGTCAACTGCAGACGTCTGTCAAAGGAAAAGAGAAAGCTTATTAAGCATTAGATATTGTATCAGAAATATGCAGTATTGTATCAACAGGGGCTTGATTCTCCGAAAATGAGACAAATATGCAAAAGAAAGGCATGATTTCAAGCCGTTTCCCGCATGCCTTCGACTTACATTTGTGATACAAGACCGACGAATATTAAGCACTAATTTTTATAAGTATTATGATTAACACAAGCAACAACGCGACAAGCATGGGCACGAAGATACAGCTTTGCGTCATGATGTTTCTTCAGTATATGCTGAGTGCCGTATGGTGGGTGCCTTTGGCTGCCTATCTGTCGCATACCTTAAAACTCGAAGTTTACCAGATTTCTCTGGTGTTAAGTTCGATGGCCATCGGCGCTATGGCCTCATCTTTTATCGGAGCCATAGCCGACCGCTATTTCGCAGCCGAGAAAATCCTGGCGGTACTGAATGTGCTGACGGGTATCTTCTTGCTGATTGCCGCCCGGCAGGATGCTTTTCCGGGACTGATGGTGAGTGTGGTGCTGGCTATGCTTTGCCACATGCCGACGCAGAGCCTTACAAGTACGATTGCCATGCAGCACGCGCCTGCCGAGCAGTTTCCGCGCATCCGGATGTTCGGTTCAGTAGGTTGGGTGGCATCCGGTATCTTTAGTATCATCGCTTTGTATGTGATGCATTTGCCTGCTTTTGACGATACGAACCTGCCGATGTATTGCGGGGCGGCTGTCTGCTTTGTGGCTGCCTTGATGAATCTGCGACTGCCGCATACGCCTCCGGCCACTTCGAAGGCTTCCTCCATTTCTCTGATGGATATTACAGGTTTCAGTGCTTTCTCGCTGATGAAAGACAAGAACTACCGGATCTTCATGATCCTGACTTTTCTGTCGATCATTCCGTTTACCTTGTATCATGTATATGGTTCGATGATTTTAGCAGACGAACATGTGCAGAATATTACGGTTACCCTAAACTTAGGACAACTTGCCGAGATGTTCTTCCTGGTGATTACGACCTCTATTCTGGTAAAATCGGGTATCAAGAAGACATTGATTTATGGTCTGGTGGCCTTGTTTGTTCGTTATTTTGCCTTCTTTTTGGGAGCCGAAACCGACGCGCAGTGGTTTTATTATATCGGAATCATCGTACATGGGCTGAT is part of the Parabacteroides sp. AD58 genome and harbors:
- a CDS encoding MFS transporter gives rise to the protein MGTKIQLCVMMFLQYMLSAVWWVPLAAYLSHTLKLEVYQISLVLSSMAIGAMASSFIGAIADRYFAAEKILAVLNVLTGIFLLIAARQDAFPGLMVSVVLAMLCHMPTQSLTSTIAMQHAPAEQFPRIRMFGSVGWVASGIFSIIALYVMHLPAFDDTNLPMYCGAAVCFVAALMNLRLPHTPPATSKASSISLMDITGFSAFSLMKDKNYRIFMILTFLSIIPFTLYHVYGSMILADEHVQNITVTLNLGQLAEMFFLVITTSILVKSGIKKTLIYGLVALFVRYFAFFLGAETDAQWFYYIGIIVHGLIFGLFYVGGQVYTDQVAPKEMKARAQGLLFFLVWGIGFLIGTLWNGWLIDMFRDGDKCDWPVLFLISSGVSLILLLFFVFAFKPVELKREEV